A single Anopheles funestus chromosome 2RL, idAnoFuneDA-416_04, whole genome shotgun sequence DNA region contains:
- the LOC125765436 gene encoding proton-coupled folate transporter yields MSEETAEPADGGQSQHRTQEDPDQRNGNVTEHLTTSNARVERWYEKISVEPSMFLYMMAFMLTSVVEQAFFLYKACTVDHGYSHEVCLNIEQYQDIKKQVQVTTSTFHQWNNIAMYVVPIVLALFLGAWSDRRGRKLPLILGLIGKFIYSIMIVVNTRMPSWPVEYIIYTATIPSVLTGADIAIFASCFAYISDITTVEERTLRITILDATYLSTMPIGVALGNVIFNHTGKSYTIMFAINASLLACSIIYSVLRLKSRTTERQCSIRELPWYRMPLDFFDRQHVIRSVRTFVRHRTMHRRTYMYLLMVAMSFYTFQRDEKPKMYLYTQLRFNWDTDLYSYFKTYQSAAYVVMMFLGVPLFTKVLGLKDTLIIMIGALAHASARFVYIFAQVGWVLYIGATISSVGPVVAPVLRSMISKMVPTNERGIIFSFLSVFDNAVPLFSGVLYTQVYNASINTYPQAIFLLTMGTQMVVFFIALAIHISLRGRTMEDGIPNEKPPGSGLIDEAKAPAIDDEAPAVSQS; encoded by the exons ATGTCTGAAGAAACTGCCGAG ccGGCCGATGGTGGCCAGAGTCAGCACAGAACGCAGGAGGATCCCGATCAACGCAATGGTAACGTAACGGAACACTTGACTACGAGTAATGCTCGGGTGGAACGATGGTACGAGAAAATTTCCGTCGAACCTTCGATGTTCCTGTACATGATGGCGTTTATGCTGACCTCGGTCGTAGAGCAAGCGTTCTTTCTCTACAAAGCGTGTACGGTCGATCATGGATATTCGCATGAAGTTTGCCTTAACATCGAACAGTATCAGGACATTAAAAAGCAAGTCCAGGTGACGACATCCACCTTTCATCAGTGGAACAACATTGCAATGTACGTGGTGCCCATCGTGCTGGCATTGTTTCTCGGTGCCTGGTCGGATCGGCGCGGTCGCAAATTGCCGCTGATTCTGGGACTTATCGGTAAATTTATCTACTCGATTATGATCGTCGTGAACACTCGTATGCCTTCGTGGCCGGTTGAGTATATCATCTACACTGCAACGATCCCGAGTGTACTAACCGGAGCGGATATAGCCATCTTTGCATCGTGCTTTGCCTACATCTCCGACATAACGACCGTGGAAGAACGTACACTGCGCATTACGATACTGGATGCAACGTATCTTAGCACAATGCCGATCGGTGTCGCACTCGGTAATGTAATTTTCAACCACACGGGAAAATCGTACACGATCATGTTTGCCATCAATGCGTCGCTGCTGGCGTGCTCCATCATTTACTCAGTCCTAAGGCTTAAATCACGCACTACTGAGCGTCAGTGTTCGATCCGTGAGCTGCCCTGGTATCGTATGCCGTTGGACTTTTTCGACCGGCAGCATGTGATACGATCGGTGCGAACGTTCGTGAGGCATCGTACGATGCATCGTCGCACCTACATGTACCTGCTGATGGTGGCCATGTCCTTCTACACGTTCCAGCGTGATGAAAAGCCTAAAATGTATCTGTACACGCAGTTACGCTTCAACTGGGACACGGATCTGTACAGCTACTTCAAGACGTATCAATCGGCCGCTTATGTCGTGATGATGTTTCTAGGCGTGCCATTATTTACCAAGGTGCTCGGACTGAAGGACACGCTTATCATCATGATTGGTGCTTTGGCACATGCCAGTGCTCGGTTTGTGTATATCTTTGCACAGGTTGGCTGGGTGTTGTACATCGGTGCAACTATCTCAAGTGTTGGACCGGTCGTTGCGCCCGTTCTTCGATCGATGATTTCAAAAATGGTACCAACAAACGAGCGCGGtattatattttcctttctttccgtGTTCGATAATGCGGTACCGTTGTTTAGCGGTGTGCTCTACACCCAGGTTTACAACGCATCCATCAATACCTACCCGCAGGCTATCTTTCTTCTTACGATGGGCACCCAGATGGTCGTGTTCTTCATTGCACT CGCAATACACATTTCCCTTCGTGGACGTACGATGGAGGATGGCATCCCAAATGAAAAACCACCTGGAAGTGGGCTGATCGATGAAGCGAAAGCGCCAGCGATCGACGATGAAGCACCGGCCGTTTCTCAATCTTAG
- the LOC125765423 gene encoding SET and MYND domain-containing protein 4 isoform X2 — MTSIDNDPLFTSLCNEKTLQSQKEGFFNEFYQSVAENFTGKSARWLTEVYQKLSTDKERLRLIYEDPVVAYEVQGTLEHVEPVFRAKDAKFSWQRREQALKLLGENKLQQALIMACQAVMRAPDQGVDRYIDKGLTLALALWTRAEVFIRMLDGKRALQDLQLASKCGLPVKQNADYYARVAKCYALSCENGRAEVATKLFHQLSGHNDYALTRLKEDLEDLRVLKQETPSVEVERTLPKLAGEGQSADIVGASTKIKLAGSKEDARGRYVVAAADLGPGEVILTEQAYAACLYTKYLGTHCSACFTRLVAPVACPDCCGVAFCSVACRDKACATYHRFECQYLDLMIGSGMSILCHVALRMVTQAGTPQKVITEGHMLRDTFCAHTEHRDPEDHFKRTLMTAFLLRCLQKAEFFGRRTTEAPEPTEQELEVGAVLLSALQSLQFNAHEVYETRITGEHRFDTAKVQYIGVGIYRGASMFNHECYPGVTRSFLGTSMILHTSRPIPAGAVVPENYGLHFLRQPKPVRQRNLRSRYWFKCDCRACTEDWPQMDKLPAKPRLRCPTGDCGNALAYHSKPSQRTVKCSKCKKQINLEANMKMLEASDQLCTTGAEMMADERVDEAIELLKKGITLFAQAAVPPHKPAHIAEESLRSCFADKGNANRY, encoded by the exons ATGACCTCGATCGATAACGATCCACTGTTTACATCGTTGTGCAACGAAAAAACACTCCAATCGCAGAAGGAAGGCTTCTTCAATGAGTTTTACCAGTCGGTTGCGGAAAATTTTACCGGCAAAAGTGCCCGCTGGCTGACGGAGGTGTACCAGAAGTTGTCGACGGACAAGGAACGGTTGCGCCTGATCTACGAAGATCCGGTCGTTGCGTATGAGGTGCAGGGTACGCTCGAGCACGTAGAACCCGTATTTCGGGCAAAGGATGCAAAGTTTTCCTGGCAGCGTCGGGAACAGGCGCTTAAGTTGCTCGGCGAGAACAAGCTTCAGCAGGCGCTCATAATGGCGTGCCAAGCGGTAATGCGTGCTCCCGATCAGGGTGTGGATCGTTACATTGACAAGGGTTTAACGTTGGCGCTTGCACTGTGGACACGGGCCGAGGTGTTCATACGCATGCTGGATGGTAAGCGCGCACTGCAGGATCTTCAGCTTGCCTCCAAATGTGGTCTGCCGGTAAAGCAGAACGCAGACTATTACGCACGAGTTGCAAAGTGTTACGCAC TTTCGTGTGAGAATGGACGTGCGGAGGTGGCGACTAAATTGTTCCACCAGCTGTCTGGTCACAATGATTACGCTCTAACGCGACTGAAGGAAGATTTGGAGGATTTGCGAGTGCTGAAGCAGGAAACACCATCGGTTGAGGTGGAACGAACCTTACCCAAGCTGGCCGGTGAAGGACAAAGTGCCGACATTGTTGGTGCATCTACCAAGATCAAGCTGGCCGGTAGTAAGGAAGATGCGCGCGGTCGTTACGTTGTCGCCGCGGCAGATCTCGGTCCAGGTGAGGTAATTCTTACTGAGCAGGCTTATGCTGCCTGTCTCTATACGAAATACCTTGGAACGCACTGTAGTGCATGTTTCACCAG GTTGGTAGCACCCGTCGCCTGTCCAGATTGTTGCGGAGTTGCATTCTGCTCGGTAGCCTGCCGGGATAAGGCTTGTGCCACGTACCATCGCTTCGAATGTCAATATCTCGATCTAATGATCGGTTCCGGCATGTCGATCCTTTGCCATGTCGCTTTGCGCATGGTGACGCAGGCTGGCACGCCTCAGAAAGTGATCACAGAGGGTCACATGTTGCGTGACACGTTTTGTGCTCACACCGAGCATCGTGACCCGGAGGATCACTTTAAGCGTACGCTCATGACGGCTTTTCTGTTGCGTTGCCTACAGAAAGCAGAGTTTTTTGGTCGTCGTACAACGGAAGCACCGGAACCGACTGAACAGGAGCTGGAGGTTGGTGCGGTGCTGCTTTCCGCACTGCAATCGCTTCAGTTCAACGCACACGAGGTGTACGAAACGCGCATCACCGGTGAGCATCGGTTCGATACGGCTAAGGTGCAGTACATCGGGGTCGGCATCTATCGCGGTGCCTCGATGTTTAACCACGAATGCTATCCGGGTGTAACGCGCTCGTTTCTCGGCACCTCGATGATACTGCACACTAGTCGACCGATACCGGCCGGTGCTGTTGTGCCGGAAAACTACGGTCTACACTTTCTGCGACAGCCGAAACCCGTGCGACAGCGGAATTTACGATCACGCTACTGGTTTAAATGCGATTGCCGTGCGTGCACCGAGGATTGGCCACAGATGGATAAGCTACCGGCTAAGCCACGGTTGCGCTGCCCCACTGGAGATTGTGGTAATGCACTTGCCTACCATAGCAAACCATCGCAGCGAACGGTAAAGTGTAGCAAGTGCAAGAAACAGATCAACCTGGAGGCGAACATGAAAATGCTCGAAGCGAGCGATCAACTGTGCACTACCGGGGCGGAAATGATGGCG GACGAGCGCGTTGACGAAGCGATCGAATTGCTGAAGAAGGGCATCACATTGTTTGCTCAGGCGGCGGTCCCACCGCACAAACCAGCACACATTGCCGAGGAATCGTTGAGATCTTGCTTTGCCGACAAGGGCAACGCCAATCGCTACTGA
- the LOC125765423 gene encoding SET and MYND domain-containing protein 4 isoform X1, with the protein MTSIDNDPLFTSLCNEKTLQSQKEGFFNEFYQSVAENFTGKSARWLTEVYQKLSTDKERLRLIYEDPVVAYEVQGTLEHVEPVFRAKDAKFSWQRREQALKLLGENKLQQALIMACQAVMRAPDQGVDRYIDKGLTLALALWTRAEVFIRMLDGKRALQDLQLASKCGLPVKQNADYYARVAKCYALSCENGRAEVATKLFHQLSGHNDYALTRLKEDLEDLRVLKQETPSVEVERTLPKLAGEGQSADIVGASTKIKLAGSKEDARGRYVVAAADLGPGEVILTEQAYAACLYTKYLGTHCSACFTRLVAPVACPDCCGVAFCSVACRDKACATYHRFECQYLDLMIGSGMSILCHVALRMVTQAGTPQKVITEGHMLRDTFCAHTEHRDPEDHFKRTLMTAFLLRCLQKAEFFGRRTTEAPEPTEQELEVGAVLLSALQSLQFNAHEVYETRITGEHRFDTAKVQYIGVGIYRGASMFNHECYPGVTRSFLGTSMILHTSRPIPAGAVVPENYGLHFLRQPKPVRQRNLRSRYWFKCDCRACTEDWPQMDKLPAKPRLRCPTGDCGNALAYHSKPSQRTVKCSKCKKQINLEANMKMLEASDQLCTTGAEMMASHQLEDERVDEAIELLKKGITLFAQAAVPPHKPAHIAEESLRSCFADKGNANRY; encoded by the exons ATGACCTCGATCGATAACGATCCACTGTTTACATCGTTGTGCAACGAAAAAACACTCCAATCGCAGAAGGAAGGCTTCTTCAATGAGTTTTACCAGTCGGTTGCGGAAAATTTTACCGGCAAAAGTGCCCGCTGGCTGACGGAGGTGTACCAGAAGTTGTCGACGGACAAGGAACGGTTGCGCCTGATCTACGAAGATCCGGTCGTTGCGTATGAGGTGCAGGGTACGCTCGAGCACGTAGAACCCGTATTTCGGGCAAAGGATGCAAAGTTTTCCTGGCAGCGTCGGGAACAGGCGCTTAAGTTGCTCGGCGAGAACAAGCTTCAGCAGGCGCTCATAATGGCGTGCCAAGCGGTAATGCGTGCTCCCGATCAGGGTGTGGATCGTTACATTGACAAGGGTTTAACGTTGGCGCTTGCACTGTGGACACGGGCCGAGGTGTTCATACGCATGCTGGATGGTAAGCGCGCACTGCAGGATCTTCAGCTTGCCTCCAAATGTGGTCTGCCGGTAAAGCAGAACGCAGACTATTACGCACGAGTTGCAAAGTGTTACGCAC TTTCGTGTGAGAATGGACGTGCGGAGGTGGCGACTAAATTGTTCCACCAGCTGTCTGGTCACAATGATTACGCTCTAACGCGACTGAAGGAAGATTTGGAGGATTTGCGAGTGCTGAAGCAGGAAACACCATCGGTTGAGGTGGAACGAACCTTACCCAAGCTGGCCGGTGAAGGACAAAGTGCCGACATTGTTGGTGCATCTACCAAGATCAAGCTGGCCGGTAGTAAGGAAGATGCGCGCGGTCGTTACGTTGTCGCCGCGGCAGATCTCGGTCCAGGTGAGGTAATTCTTACTGAGCAGGCTTATGCTGCCTGTCTCTATACGAAATACCTTGGAACGCACTGTAGTGCATGTTTCACCAG GTTGGTAGCACCCGTCGCCTGTCCAGATTGTTGCGGAGTTGCATTCTGCTCGGTAGCCTGCCGGGATAAGGCTTGTGCCACGTACCATCGCTTCGAATGTCAATATCTCGATCTAATGATCGGTTCCGGCATGTCGATCCTTTGCCATGTCGCTTTGCGCATGGTGACGCAGGCTGGCACGCCTCAGAAAGTGATCACAGAGGGTCACATGTTGCGTGACACGTTTTGTGCTCACACCGAGCATCGTGACCCGGAGGATCACTTTAAGCGTACGCTCATGACGGCTTTTCTGTTGCGTTGCCTACAGAAAGCAGAGTTTTTTGGTCGTCGTACAACGGAAGCACCGGAACCGACTGAACAGGAGCTGGAGGTTGGTGCGGTGCTGCTTTCCGCACTGCAATCGCTTCAGTTCAACGCACACGAGGTGTACGAAACGCGCATCACCGGTGAGCATCGGTTCGATACGGCTAAGGTGCAGTACATCGGGGTCGGCATCTATCGCGGTGCCTCGATGTTTAACCACGAATGCTATCCGGGTGTAACGCGCTCGTTTCTCGGCACCTCGATGATACTGCACACTAGTCGACCGATACCGGCCGGTGCTGTTGTGCCGGAAAACTACGGTCTACACTTTCTGCGACAGCCGAAACCCGTGCGACAGCGGAATTTACGATCACGCTACTGGTTTAAATGCGATTGCCGTGCGTGCACCGAGGATTGGCCACAGATGGATAAGCTACCGGCTAAGCCACGGTTGCGCTGCCCCACTGGAGATTGTGGTAATGCACTTGCCTACCATAGCAAACCATCGCAGCGAACGGTAAAGTGTAGCAAGTGCAAGAAACAGATCAACCTGGAGGCGAACATGAAAATGCTCGAAGCGAGCGATCAACTGTGCACTACCGGGGCGGAAATGATGGCG TCTCATCAGTTGGAG GACGAGCGCGTTGACGAAGCGATCGAATTGCTGAAGAAGGGCATCACATTGTTTGCTCAGGCGGCGGTCCCACCGCACAAACCAGCACACATTGCCGAGGAATCGTTGAGATCTTGCTTTGCCGACAAGGGCAACGCCAATCGCTACTGA